Proteins from a genomic interval of Lycium ferocissimum isolate CSIRO_LF1 chromosome 2, AGI_CSIRO_Lferr_CH_V1, whole genome shotgun sequence:
- the LOC132043903 gene encoding uncharacterized protein LOC132043903 isoform X1 translates to MLIRLQVNVQAGTRIQQVVDDRSRNKVSHSSNHRQNFYRTMVNHIQDDESLTKCSVFYLMVLDACSMTTSDCWFTYLLVFLKNIGLSPRCDADVFGKDIDLLLLLLLAVGIIGPNVLIE, encoded by the exons ATGCTAATTCGCCTCCAG GTAAATGTGCAGGCAGGGACCAGGATTCAACAGGTCGTGGATGATAGATCAAGGAATAAG GTTTCCCATTCATCAAACCACCGCCAAAACTTCTATAGAACTATGGTTAATCATATTCAGGATGATGAATCATTGACAAAATGTTCAGTGTTTTATTTGATGGTGTTGGACGCATGCTCAATGACAACTTCAGACTGTTGGTTcacttatcttttagtctttctaaaaaatattggATTATCCCCAAG ATGCGATGCTGATGTTTTTGGGAAGGACATAGACCTACTCCTGCTGCTGCTTTTAGCTGTTGGGATAATAG GGCCCAATGTTCTTATCGAATGA
- the LOC132043903 gene encoding uncharacterized protein LOC132043903 isoform X2 has translation MLIRLQVSHSSNHRQNFYRTMVNHIQDDESLTKCSVFYLMVLDACSMTTSDCWFTYLLVFLKNIGLSPRCDADVFGKDIDLLLLLLLAVGIIGPNVLIE, from the exons ATGCTAATTCGCCTCCAG GTTTCCCATTCATCAAACCACCGCCAAAACTTCTATAGAACTATGGTTAATCATATTCAGGATGATGAATCATTGACAAAATGTTCAGTGTTTTATTTGATGGTGTTGGACGCATGCTCAATGACAACTTCAGACTGTTGGTTcacttatcttttagtctttctaaaaaatattggATTATCCCCAAG ATGCGATGCTGATGTTTTTGGGAAGGACATAGACCTACTCCTGCTGCTGCTTTTAGCTGTTGGGATAATAG GGCCCAATGTTCTTATCGAATGA
- the LOC132043903 gene encoding uncharacterized protein LOC132043903 isoform X3, with protein MLIRLQVNVQAGTRIQQVVDDRSRNKVSHSSNHRQNFYRTMVNHIQDDESLTKCSVFYLMVLDACSMTTSDCWFTYLLVFLKNIGLSPREEAC; from the exons ATGCTAATTCGCCTCCAG GTAAATGTGCAGGCAGGGACCAGGATTCAACAGGTCGTGGATGATAGATCAAGGAATAAG GTTTCCCATTCATCAAACCACCGCCAAAACTTCTATAGAACTATGGTTAATCATATTCAGGATGATGAATCATTGACAAAATGTTCAGTGTTTTATTTGATGGTGTTGGACGCATGCTCAATGACAACTTCAGACTGTTGGTTcacttatcttttagtctttctaaaaaatattggATTATCCCCAAG AGAAGAGGCGTGCTGA